CTCGGGAAGAGCCGCTGGACGGACTCGGGGACCAGCGACTGGGCGAGATTGACCAGCCCCGCCCTGTCGACGAGGCGCTTGAGCCGTTCCTCGGTGAGGCCGACGGTCGCCAGCAGGTCCCGCGTTTCCGAGTCCTCGATCGCGAGGTCGCCGCGCTCGAGCAGCCACTGGTTCACGAGGAATATTTCGTCGATCTCGACGAAGCCGTGGTCACTCATGAGGACGATCGCCTCCGCGTCGTCGCGCTCGAGCAGGTCCGCGAGCAGGTCGTCGATCCGTTCGTAGATCGTCCGCAGTTTCTCGGGCCGGTCCCAGAGCCGGTGCTGGAGCGTGTCGGTCGCGAACAGCGTGGTGTGGACGAGATCGCAGTCCTTCTCGTCGGCGAGCCACGTCGCGGCGCGGAACCGCTGGTCGAACAGCGCCGCCGCTTCGTCGACCAGTTCGTCGGGTGTCGCCTCGTCGAGTACGAGGTCCGGCTTGACGCGGTAGTCGGGAATCGCCTCGAGCAGGTCGTCCCCGAGCGACTCGGGCGCGGTAAACCGCTTCCGTTCACTGGCGGGACTGCCGGCGACGACGAAGAGGCCGTCGCCGTCCGCGTTCCGCCCGCCGGCGTCGGGCGGGTGAGTCGTCGGCATGTTGATCACGCTGGCGCGGAATCCCCGGTCGGCCAGCACGTCCCAGTACTCCGCCGACCGGAAGTCGCCGGCGTCGTTGGCGGAAATTTCGTCGGTCCGTCGATCGTACGCGAACCACTCGTAGACGCCGAGTTTTCCCGGCGTCTTTCCGGTCGAATAACACTTCCACGCCGGAAAGGTTACAGGCGGGAGGGTGCTCTCGAGATCGCCGGCGACGCCCTCGTCCAGGATCCGAGCGAACGTCGGGAGAGCTCCCTCCTCGATCCACGGCCGGAGTAACGACCAGTCGGCCCCGTCGAGACCGAGGACGTAGACGGTCATACCCGTTTACTGGATCCGGCGGCGCTAAAGTGCTTTGAGAACGTCGCGAAACGCGGTGCGGAACGCGGCTTTTCTCGAGTCGGGGTCGAATCGGGCGCCGCGCTCCCGAGCGAGAGCCGCGAGCTCCCGGCGCTCGCCGGGACGGCGCTCGAAGTACTCCCGGACGCCGCGGGCGAGCGCGCGCTCGCTCGGTGTCACGACGAGAGAGGGGTCGATCTCGCGGGCCTCGGAGCGCGTTCCCGCGGTCCGGGTGACGAGCGGGACGAGTCCGGCGCGCATCGCCTCGAGCGTGCTGACCGGGAACGTGTCCATCCGAGACGGCTGGACGAACAGCGAGGCGGGCGCGAACGCGTCGACGAGTTCCTCGACGTACCCCCGAACGCGGACGCCCGGCGTCTCGGCGTACTCCGCGGGGTGACCCCCTCCGACGACGTGGAGTTCGGCGTCCGGAACCGACTCGCGGACCCGCGGCCACGCGTCGACGAGCATGTCGACGCCCTTGTACTCCCACGGGCGCGCGACCGTCACCGCGACGTTCGACTCGAGGTCGGGACGCACGCCGCCGAGGGCGTCGTACGTCTCCCGCTGGATGAACGGGTGGGCGACCTCGATCGGCGTGTCCGGTCCGACGACGGGCCGAGTGAACCCCGCGGCGAACGCCGAGACCGCGACGACGCCGTCGATCCCGCGGCGTCCGACGGCGCGAACCGCCGGCGTTCCGAACCGCCCGATAACCGATTTCACCGCCGATTCGCCCTCGAAGTCGGCGTTTCCGAGCTGATAGAGGCCGTGGTCGGCACAGAGGTAGACGAGTTTCCCGCCGCGGGCGAACCGGCGCGCGAGCGCGGCGTACAGCGGCCGCGACCCTTCCACGAGGTACACGTCGTAATCGGGGGCTGCGAGCCCGTTGACAACGTCCTCGATAAGCGTTCCCTCCAGCGGGCCGAGCGCCAGGCGGTGATAGTCGACGAGATCGGCGCCGATCGCTTCTGCGAACCCGCGGTGCGCCGGATGCGGGTCCTGGTGGAGCATCGCCACGCGGACGGCGTCGGGATCCATCGTTCGAGACGGCGCACGGTGGACGCATAAATGTCGCCCTCGCGAACGCGGAGGGGAGAGTTAACTCGCCCAGGAGCATTGTACCGAGTATGAGCGATCACCCGAACGTCCTCCTGCTCGTTTTCGACGCGCTCCGGGCCGACGCGCTCTCGTGTGACGAAGCCGCGTTCGGCGTCGAGACGAGCGCCTTCGACAGGGTGGCAGAGCGTGGGACGGTATTCGAGAACGCGTTCGCAGTCGGGCCGTGGACCCCGCCCTCCCACGGCGCGATGTTTTCCGGAAAGTACCCCAACGCGACCGGTTTCGACGGCTCGTGGCCGACCATGCCCGAATCGATCCCGTTACTCGCGGAGTGGTTTTCCGAGCGCGGCTACCGGACGTACGGCATCCCCGGTCCCGCGAAGATGGGGTCCGCGACCGGTCTCGACCGCGGGTTCGAGTCGTACTACGAAGTGTACGAGAGAATCGCGGATCGACCGTCACTGGCGTACCTCGGGCAGATCGCGACCGAGCCGCTCGTTCGCAAGGACTTTTTGCGCCTCGTCGGTCGGGGGAACGACTACTACACCGAGATCAAGTTCGATACGCTCCGGGAGTGGCTCGGCGATACGCCCGAGCCGTTCTTCGCCGTGGCGAACCTGACGACGGTTCACGCGCCGTACGATCCGCCCCGGCCGTACAAGCGAGAAGCGACGCCCGAGCTCTCGCGGCCGCGACTCGGACTGCTCGAGGAACTGCTCGACTCCCCCTGTGCGTACGACGACCCCGCCGTCGACGACGAGCGGCTGTTCGCCGCGGCGGACGGCGCCGGCGCACAGAGCGTCGCGTTGCGGTACCGTGACGACCCCGACTTCCTCTCGGAGGTCGAACTCGACGTCCTCAGGCGGTGGTACGGCGCCTCCCTGCGATACCTCGACGACCGCCTCGCGGCGTTCCTCGACTGGTTCGAAGGGGCGGGACTCGACGAGAACACCCTCGTCGTGCTCACCGCCGACCACGGCGAACTGTTCGGCGAGCGAGACGCGCTGTATCACGGCAACTTCCTCTACGACGAGGTGACCCGCGTCCCGCTCGTGCTCGCCGGACCGGGTATCCCGAGCGGTGAGCGCCGAACCGACCTCGCGTCGCACGTCGACCTCTTCGCCACGCTCTGCGACCGCTGCGGGCTGGACGAACCGGAAACTGACGGCGATTCGCTGTTCGGGCCCCGTCGGCGCGACGCCGTCTTTGCGGCCGAAGCCCCCTCGAACCTGGGGGATGTCGATGCCGCGAGTACGGTGGCAGCGGATACCCTCGCGGAGTTCGAACTCGGCCGAAAGTCGGTGCGCACCGAGAACTACCGATTCGAGCGCCGATCGGACGGGACCGAGGTCCTCTACGAACTCCCCGACGAGTCGATCGTCGACGACCCCGACGAGTCGATCGTCGCGGCGCTTCGGGAGCGACTGGTCGGAACGCTCGGAGAGACGTTCGACGACGCCGGGGACGAGGCCGACGTCGACCTGAGCGCCGGAGTCGAACGCAACCTTCGCGAACTCGGCTACCTCGAGTAGCACCGTAGAAAACAGTTTTAAGCCGCCTCGTCGGATCGGTCGAGACATGCAGACCCTCTTGGTCGGCCTCGACGCCGCCTGCTTCCCGGTACTCCGACCGCTGTTCGAGGACGGCGAGTTGCCCCACCTCGAGGCGGTGTTCGAGGGTGGGGCCGCGGACCGACTGGAGTCCCAGATTCCGCCCTGGACCGCGAGCGCGTGGCCCTCGCTGTGTACCGGTGTGAACCCCGGCAAACACGGCGTCTTCGACTTCCTGCGCTTCGACGGCTACGACTGGGACATCGTCAACGCGACCGACGTGCGACGGCGCAGCCTCTGGGAGTACGCCGACGACGCCGGACTGACAAGCGTGGTCGTCAACGTCCCGGTAACGAGCCCGCCACCCGAAATCGACGGCGCTGTCGTTCCGGGCTACCTGGCCTCGGAGGAGCCCCGGTGTCACCCCGACGGCGTTCTCGACGACATCCGGGACGCGACCGGGGAGTACCGCGTCTACGCCCGCCGGGAGACGGACGAGCGCGCCGGGGAGGAGAAGTTCGACGACTACCTCGACCTCACTCGGATGCGCGGCGAGGCGTTTCGCTACCTCGCCGATCGGTTCGACCCCGAGTTCGGCTTCGTCCAGTTTCAGAAGACCGACGCAGTGTTCCACGACTTCCCGGGCGAGCGCGAGAAAGTCGAGCGGATCTACCGCGCCGTAGACGAGCAGGTGGGCGCGATTCTCGACGCCTGCGATCCCGATACCGTCGTCGTCGCCAGCGACCACGGAATCGGCGAGTACGACGGCTACGAGTTCCGGATCAACCAGTACCTCCGGGAGGCCGGCGTCGTCGAAACCACGACCGACGGGCAGGGCGTCCCCTCGTGGTTCCAGATAAAGGACGAGCGACTGACCGAGGGCGGTGACGGCGGTCGGTCCGGTCACCCGTTCCTCGAGCGCCTCGCCGCCACCGCGGCGAGCGCCGGCCTGACCTACCAGCGAAGCAAGGCTATCCTCGAACGACTCGGCCTCGCCGAGTTCGTCGGTAAGCGCGTACCCGTCGGAGCCGTGTTCGCAGCCAGCGACGCCGTGGATTTCGCGGCGTCGCGAGCGTACCTCCGCTCGCCGTCGGAACTGGGCGTCCGGCTGAACGTCGAAGGGCGCGATCCCGAGGGCGTCGTTCCCGCCGACGAGTACGAGTCCGTTCGCGACGATATCATCGAACTCCTGTCGGACGCCACGACGCCGGATGGGGCGCCCGTGTTCGAGGAGGTCGTCCGGCGCGAGCGGCACATTCACGGCCCCTACGCCGACGAAGCGGTCGACGCGCTCGCGATCCCGAACGACTTTCGACACTCCCTCTCCGCGGTCGTCGGCGAACGGTTCGGCGATCCCGAACCGTACAATCACAAGCGAGACGGCGTCGTCGCGATCGACGGGCCGAACGTCGACGTCGACGCCGACATCGGGGGTGCGCACCTGTTCGACGTCGCACCGACCGTCCTGGCGACGCTCGGCATCGCCCCCGCCGAGGCGATGGACGGCGACGCCCTCCCGGCGATCGACGCGCCGGAACCGAGGTCGTATCCGCCGTACGCGCCCCGCGACCAGACCGCGACCGAGGACGAGGACGTCGTACGGCGCCTCTCGGATCTCGGATACCTAGAGTAACCGAAACGGATCACACACCTTTTGCCGGTCGACGTCATCACGACGCACATGATCGTTCTCGGACTCGACGGGGCGACCTTCTCGCTCATCGATCCCTGGGTGGAGGACGGGCACCTCCCGACGTTCGAGCGCTTGCTCGACGAGAGCGTCCACGGCGAACTCGAGAGCACGGTCCCCGAAATCACGGTTCCGGCGTGGCCCGCCTTCGCCACGGGGCGAAACCCGCCGGAACTCGATATGTACGGATTCACCCACTTCAACCGCGACACTCGCGAGAACGACCTGAGCCACGACGAGTTCGTCCCCGGAAAGATGTGGGACGTCGTCGACGATCAAGACGGTTCGGCTGTCGTCTTTAACATCCCCGGCTCGTACCCGTGGCAGGCCATCGACGGCACGATCATCGCCGCGGCTCCCGAGTACAAGGAGGAGTACGCCCACCCGCCCGAGCGCTGGGACGAACTGACCGAGCTCG
This DNA window, taken from Natronococcus sp. CG52, encodes the following:
- a CDS encoding alkaline phosphatase family protein, with translation MTVYVLGLDGADWSLLRPWIEEGALPTFARILDEGVAGDLESTLPPVTFPAWKCYSTGKTPGKLGVYEWFAYDRRTDEISANDAGDFRSAEYWDVLADRGFRASVINMPTTHPPDAGGRNADGDGLFVVAGSPASERKRFTAPESLGDDLLEAIPDYRVKPDLVLDEATPDELVDEAAALFDQRFRAATWLADEKDCDLVHTTLFATDTLQHRLWDRPEKLRTIYERIDDLLADLLERDDAEAIVLMSDHGFVEIDEIFLVNQWLLERGDLAIEDSETRDLLATVGLTEERLKRLVDRAGLVNLAQSLVPESVQRLFPSESGRVAIQDAAIDWERTKAVSLGRGPIYVNRDAFSSDDAAARYATALAEDLEGLETPAGGPVATAVHDPADAYTGDRLRGPDLLVEYAPGVDAPESIGGDVFGETTDWLATHRRTGVFAAWGEDVADGRTDLDLSLYDLAPTLLHYFDAPVPRDVDGEVCFDVLTGAPADRSPERGPPTATGADGRDAGPEVEETLRDLGYLE
- a CDS encoding glycosyltransferase family 4 protein, with product MDPDAVRVAMLHQDPHPAHRGFAEAIGADLVDYHRLALGPLEGTLIEDVVNGLAAPDYDVYLVEGSRPLYAALARRFARGGKLVYLCADHGLYQLGNADFEGESAVKSVIGRFGTPAVRAVGRRGIDGVVAVSAFAAGFTRPVVGPDTPIEVAHPFIQRETYDALGGVRPDLESNVAVTVARPWEYKGVDMLVDAWPRVRESVPDAELHVVGGGHPAEYAETPGVRVRGYVEELVDAFAPASLFVQPSRMDTFPVSTLEAMRAGLVPLVTRTAGTRSEAREIDPSLVVTPSERALARGVREYFERRPGERRELAALARERGARFDPDSRKAAFRTAFRDVLKAL
- a CDS encoding sulfatase, translating into MSDHPNVLLLVFDALRADALSCDEAAFGVETSAFDRVAERGTVFENAFAVGPWTPPSHGAMFSGKYPNATGFDGSWPTMPESIPLLAEWFSERGYRTYGIPGPAKMGSATGLDRGFESYYEVYERIADRPSLAYLGQIATEPLVRKDFLRLVGRGNDYYTEIKFDTLREWLGDTPEPFFAVANLTTVHAPYDPPRPYKREATPELSRPRLGLLEELLDSPCAYDDPAVDDERLFAAADGAGAQSVALRYRDDPDFLSEVELDVLRRWYGASLRYLDDRLAAFLDWFEGAGLDENTLVVLTADHGELFGERDALYHGNFLYDEVTRVPLVLAGPGIPSGERRTDLASHVDLFATLCDRCGLDEPETDGDSLFGPRRRDAVFAAEAPSNLGDVDAASTVAADTLAEFELGRKSVRTENYRFERRSDGTEVLYELPDESIVDDPDESIVAALRERLVGTLGETFDDAGDEADVDLSAGVERNLRELGYLE
- a CDS encoding alkaline phosphatase family protein, whose translation is MQTLLVGLDAACFPVLRPLFEDGELPHLEAVFEGGAADRLESQIPPWTASAWPSLCTGVNPGKHGVFDFLRFDGYDWDIVNATDVRRRSLWEYADDAGLTSVVVNVPVTSPPPEIDGAVVPGYLASEEPRCHPDGVLDDIRDATGEYRVYARRETDERAGEEKFDDYLDLTRMRGEAFRYLADRFDPEFGFVQFQKTDAVFHDFPGEREKVERIYRAVDEQVGAILDACDPDTVVVASDHGIGEYDGYEFRINQYLREAGVVETTTDGQGVPSWFQIKDERLTEGGDGGRSGHPFLERLAATAASAGLTYQRSKAILERLGLAEFVGKRVPVGAVFAASDAVDFAASRAYLRSPSELGVRLNVEGRDPEGVVPADEYESVRDDIIELLSDATTPDGAPVFEEVVRRERHIHGPYADEAVDALAIPNDFRHSLSAVVGERFGDPEPYNHKRDGVVAIDGPNVDVDADIGGAHLFDVAPTVLATLGIAPAEAMDGDALPAIDAPEPRSYPPYAPRDQTATEDEDVVRRLSDLGYLE